Below is a genomic region from Eupeodes corollae chromosome 1, idEupCoro1.1, whole genome shotgun sequence.
ATCTTTAGCAAAGGAAATTCATGTTCATTGCAACTACAACCTTGTTCCGTATATGAACGATATTGCTCTCATTAAGCTAAGGGACGCTATTATTTTCGACAACAAGACCGAACCCATTGATCTTCCTTATCAGCCGCTAGAACCTGGTGACACTCTTGTTTTAACTGGATGGGGCACAACTGAACTTTACGGTGAAGTGCCAGACGAATTGCAAACTCTGACTGTTAATTTTGTTCCCTTCAAAGAGTGTACGGAAGCTATGACTGATTATCCCTATGTTGGAATATACCATATATGTACTTTCACTCGTGAAGGAGAGGGAGCATGTCATGGTGATTCAGGTGGACCTTTGGTTCATGATGGTAAGCTTTACGGTGTAGTGAACTGGGGAATGCCCTGTGCTCAAGGACGTCCAGATATGCAAGCAAATGTGTTTTATTATCTTGATTGGATTCGAACCACAATGGATGGCtgtgttaattaaaaaaaaattaagtttaagttattATGTAAGtgaatcaaaaattaataaattgtatgCTTTCTTTTGAGATGGATTTTGtgtagtttcaatttctttcttttacttatttaacgccttttaacatattttcatagttttaggTTAACATAGACGAGTTCAAGGAATATACTCTTGACTCCCCACTAAACGTTCTTAAATGCACGTGCGTAATTGAACATAATAAAGAACAAACTCGTAAATATCATCATCGCACGTTTGCCCcgatgtttaaaattaaatacgttGCTAGTGGTAGTAAACAGGGAATGATTTGATACCTTAAATGTATATGTGCTCAAAAACATATAGCAAACCGCCTGAGACAAatgaaagtaaaacaaaagttGATCAGAAGTCATTCTCTAGCGCGTCAGAATAAGATCCTGATAAGTGTACATTCCAATAATCTGCCGATTTTAAGTGAAGGACGAGACGCAAAGAATTGGGAAAAAACAAATCTTCATCTCGACATTCCCGAACACGGCTATTCCTTTATTTTAAGGGaattactttgttttttacGTTTGATTTCTGTTgcgcaaacaaaacaaaattaatttatttcaaggaTAAAATCGAATCTTGCCTTCAAATTggtctatcacatcaggtttttaaaatgcgACCCTTTGGAGATCCGACAAACAACCAAAAACAGGGTTTCTAAGcctaagttaaaactcaaaactgatgatgattttgaaaaaaaaaaaaaaatctgtctcttttaaataaaatttaaagcctTAATGCCaaatttcataaacaacttttatacatttaacaggattttaaattgtaaaatgggatattttggtttcaccaagcgtttttaaagtaaacaagcTTTTAAACACCTTTCAAAACTAAATGCCCATTTTTGgctaattaaactttaaaagcatcattaaaaaatgaataagacATATTGACAGCTGCTGTTCtgctttgtaaaatttgtattctcaatATTTAATAGGTTAACAAATTCAACATTGAAttactatttataatattatttttatgcttTTAACTTTAATTAGGATATTATATTTGTCATCTTCATGTGACGAAGAACAAGATCAATTAGTTATTCGCCGTTCAAGACACACGATTACTTAAAcggttgtttttgatttgtttactcTGTTGTATTTTGAGATtcttgtcatttatttcaacatatattggtttctcttttttctcacacaattcgcttaatagaaatcaaaaatgcgttttatttttacagggtTATGAGGAGaactctattttaacaaaaatatccctgAAATTTCCTATTTTAAGTTTGGCGAAACTGAAACAATTTAAAGGCctcataatatttaaaaagcttttagattaaagtgcttttagtgtttgtttatgaaatcggaCATAAGTGTCTtacttagtttttggaaattctcattatttatgattctttatttgaatggagtttcgagaaaaaattcaatttgatactttcatagttttgaaaaatacttttgggCTTAGTTTCGATTTTTGTTCCactgatttcaaaaacaaactcttattttaactatttgcacaagttttttcattattaacttcccatgttgacatttctcgacgttacaaggtccctagagtcgaaataaaagacttttagaaagatgcTTGTGCGTGcgttgtacgtacgttcgtacgtcagtACATCcgcacgttcgcgacgttttactcgtcgtccatagctcaagaaccagaagagataataaggcaggaagatgcagaaaggactctcaaacaaaattagttggtggtttttttatatagcagtttaaaaaaggtgaacattttgtttaaccctaaatatctcacaaaccaataacgcaagagacttgaatttaattttatattataaactgtAACGTAGTACAAgaccagtatatttttttgaaaaaatccaattaacggtattttttataaataaaaaaactgaaaaaaaattgttcacctcgaaaattgtacaaataaaaaattattttatctccaaaacaattttgtgcaacgaaaaataacgtttttaaaatcaggtaaaaccaaattgaaagtttttttataaaaaataaaaacctaaaaaaacatcactcaaagttggtaaaaattgaattacgactcaaatatcttttcaaaaacttgagattatggtttccaactaattttcgcttataagaaatattgttttcaacattcttaaacgttttgagaaaaatcgaattgacagtttttttttgtttgaaaaacaaaatgtttttttttaagaataattcatctgacatcttttttaacccaacccaaaaacctacaaacttttaagcaagacaaatcgacagacgggatctgaagttatcagtgttggtcgcatcccaggctctttttttatatttttgtatatacttcaaaaacttgatataatagatTTTTTAGACAACAAATgcgttacaagaacaaaacttactttcaaacttGTTTGCcgttttctgttaaaaactattttagcaTAAATAGTTTaacgtttattttaaatttttgtaaaacaggTGAAGTCTAATAactgttaaagttttttttttgaatatgaaataatatgaatatttaatataacatatttcattgaaaaaaaagctacttcaCAAATTTGGATAGCCTCACAGAAACTTAATTTTACTTAGCCTTAAAAACCCTACAcagtgtttttatgtttttaaacttgATAATAGTTATAAGTGTACGTTAGTTGTTATAAACTAAAAGACAAATCGATAATGCGAAAAATGAATGTACCTATTcctcatatatttttttatagccGATATTTCAATTTGATTAGCTAGTATCCGtaacgtgatggttagtgttggactgtcatgcaaggggtcttaggtttaatccttgcctgtgccacctaacttttttcacgggtactgcctcttgcgaggaattgacaaaccctcAATcatcttgtcataaaaagtacccgtgaaaaaagttaggtggcacaggcagggattaaacccaagacaagacctcttgcatgacagtccaactagCGTGtttatgaattcaattttttggtaaactctatcaaatgattTGGCAAAATCCGTGTATATGACATCGACCtgatatcctttttttagattatttagaACAAAGTTAGAGAAAATTGTAAGATTTGTAGAAGTTGATCTTCCGGATACAAATCCGTGTTGAAACGGGGAtataatcttttttaataaaaacgaaagcttatcgcaaacaatttttttttaaagttttggtaTTATACGGATAACTTGCAAATCGAGCGATAGTTAGATATGTCCTCTTTTGGACCAGAATAGGtgttataaaagattttttccattcgGAAAGAAATATACCTTTCTCGAGTGAagtgttaaacaaaaaacatagtaTTCTTGACAGGGAAGGCgcacaattctttaaaataatgggAGGAATTTCGTCTCGACCGGCATTCTTATCGTCATTCACGCTCGATATTTCAAGCTCAGTCACATTTTATTGATTAGCAAATCTTATTGTGGATAAACTTTTGGCCAAGACtctttcttaaaattaagaTTGATATTAtaaagtattgacttaaaattgtaatttttttttaaacaagaaatttCCATCGTCTTGAGTGCTCGTATATAGTATAACAAACGAGCCATTTAAtttatgaatgaattttaaaatggacaatacagtatttttaaaatattttttgcactTTTCGGGAGtcatatacttttaaaaaaattctctttCGCAAGAAAATTCCGATATTCACATTTGAGaataaattgaattctttttaatCTGCCTCACGCTTCAAACAGCCAAgtttatcaaattgtttgttttgtaaacaataaatcttttaatttgaatCATATTCAGTGTACAGAAATTTGTATTGGCCAATAAAACAATTATCGAATACAAGAATCCATCAGCatttaaccaaaacaaaaatattttatcagaataattaatattttgcaacaagataagaaacaaatattcggcctctttattttgatataaaaataaaaggtacaaatttgtaagcaaacaaaattggtaTCGTTATTCCACAATGTCTATTCTGTTGTTTATTCTGATGGCAGTGATGTGTTCTGCCAATACTTTAAGGGAGCCCAACAAAATAAGGACTGCTGGTCGTATATTTGGCGGAGAACCAGCAAAACTAGGGTCTGCCCCGTACCAAGTCTCATTACAGACCCTATCgttcgaacatatttgtggagGATGTATAATTAgtgatttatacattttaactGCTGCACATTGCATAAAAAGCTACGTTAACAATCACAGAGAATCAAAGCTGCAAGTCGTTACAGGAACCAATCGTTACGAGCAACCTGGTGGTGTTTATAAAGTATCTAAGTTAATTCCACATTATAACTACAACAATCCGGAGTTGCATAACGATATCGCGTTAATTCGATTGGATTCAAAAATAGCTTTTGATAAAGTTACTCAAGCAATTTCTCTTCCCAAGGTACCTTTGAAAGATGGCGATGAGGTTGTACTCACAGGTTGGGGTAATACGGATCTTGTCAGTGATATACCTGatgacttacaaaaaataacactgaAGTTTGTTCCACACAAAGAATGTCTCCAAAAAATGGACAACGATCCGGGACTTGGTTTAGGACATATATGCACTTATACAAAAAGAGGAGAGGGAGCTTGCTATGGTGATTCTGGTAGTCCATTGATAAAGGACGGTGCTGTATACGGTGTGGTAAATTGGGGATTTCCATGTGCAACTGGTAAGCCAGATGCCCAAGCTAATGTGTTCTTTTACAATTCTTGGATTAGGAATCAAACAAACAGTTCATAgacacaattatttaaaaatattaattataattatatctaaaaattaaacttctaagacaaataaattaaattatttacatatacattttgtatgtgtttgaATATGACCTTACAGACTATATGTCTATCCaggtaaaaaaaatagaaaattctaaACCTtctaaaacttaattatcaaacaattaatttgttaattgaAAGATCATTGCCCTAAAAAAGTTGCAAGATGTCTGAAAATGTACATATAAGCAAGTAAGTACAGTCCTGCGTGAACAAgagccttacccaacaaacttctccgtcttcagttgcgcactccaagtGGGGTGgtgtcacttttcacttgtgcgagctacctgatccgcggtcttcctctactgcgctatcctgtgggtgtggattagAAGACGGAGCTTTGCTTTCCATGCCTTCTAGATACCCAGCCATCTCAGCCGTtatacttttatccttctgatGTAagtaatttttcgtttgatctcagcggtAGTATTATTTTCTGTGTTTATATCAAACAccataggtagacaaagtccttaactacctcaaagttacgtctgtcgctGGTATTATTCCTACCGAGATGTACGTTGGTATTGTAGGTCCATTCTTGGTGAcggtatgtactttgttttggcaTTATTAACCGCTAAGCAAATTTTGTCCGCCTCTGCATTTGTACTTACAaaagctgagttcttccgattacgCGATGTCATCGGCTTATGCTAATAATTGtagagacttttgaaagatagtcctttttagtgttgacgtgacagctctgcactattatttcaagggcgatgttaaagaaatcgcatgacagcgcatcaccttgtctaaagtcTTTTTTGGCTTAGAAAGATTCCATTAAGTTGTATCCAACCTTTTTTTTCTCCATGATCATCCTGTACAAGCGGACGAATTTGGCATTgaagccaaaactagacatggctctataaagtagatgctgtcatatccggtcttgaaatttaaaaagagatgGTTGGTGccgatttgttgtttttggtttttccatTATCTGCcacaatttgaatatttaatcgtataagaaattgtctttcttttgtcaaaaaatgtaccTGAAGATTAATTGTGGACGATATATTGTGAggtgttttgtaatttttttatattttctcacAATGAAACTTTATATTaggtatttttgataaatatttgtttattacgGCAGAACTTTTCATCTAGAAAAGAAAACATCTGATACACGTCAGGCCGCTATACAATCTCCTGACTCTGTCTCATCAAACTCTAAAACAGTCTATAACGATCCTCTCTAATGGAAATggtacaacagtttaatatttatcTTTCCTGTTTGccgtaaggcagatgaactcgccaggaatggtaAGCAtacaaatgaagaaaaaaaaaatatcaggcgcaacagtccatgaagaaccagggcctagtgacttacaactctcaaccatttctgtgtgctagtaatgttgtcaaagATGGAAGGAACATACAGTTTATATggcgaatccaaacggctaatttgagaaagcactttttcatgacaagaattactcttataggatttgtcaattcctcgcaagaggcaattaCCGTGAAAATTTATAaggcacaggtagggattgaatCCAAACCTATCtgaaagctagacaaaaattcataaaactagcctaattatccataacttacaactaacttaatggtcccatacggacactctaagttaaacaataatatttaatactaacggctttcggccctaagatctattttaacctcaattcaattttatttatatttgtattcattagaaaatttaaaaaactaatatcaatatcctttttatttgtaaaaactactaaaaattaggtccttaaataaaacttaaagctaacttaagcTACccattctacctataaactacttaaaactagaacaaccacagcagcaaatctaactatctaacatttttgtttttcatattttttttttattccacgttttttttaaatgttttttttttctttgtttgtattttttttcttttttttttgtgtgccaccatgcctattttacttaaaacttaacgctaaaactataaaacaagtatgtaagccggccaaggcttaaaaccccatcccgactacccactatcaagtgccgattaaagccaccaaaactggttctcctgcttcaccctatcagttcggtcccgttcggacacagccctactgaaccgaaggagctctgctccgccttgtgccatgacgtcccgattgtacggaagtcgcctatccacggttcttcgtctgacgtggtagattagcggaactgccaatctatcctgtatcagaccgcatctgtctgtAGGACGCTATGAAGAAAGCAAACACCAGgttgaataaaaatttaataaactattCTTATTTTTCTGGTTTATTTTACTTAACATTATTGTGAGTGAATTTcacttttgttaaagaaaatacacatggttttcatgtttatttttcatatgaattaacttttgaacaaaaatttaatatcgtcTTCTTGTTTAAAACAAGCAAACTTTATCAAAGAAGAATGTGGAATAATAAACTCATTGTCCTATACATTTTGCACACATGATCCCGCTTTAGGGAAAGattgaaagaatacaaaaaaatgaatttataacaaatttttaatcacaaacacaacaaaaacaaaacttaattgttCTACTACGAGTATTCTACAAAATTATACATAAGAGTAATTCTATTTACATTGATTAGAATAAATGTAACTTCTATTCAGAATTGGGGTGGTAAATATGCACTGTTAGCAGCAGCATGACCAGAATGACCATAGGCACCCGACTGTTGTCCATGATGATCTCCACTATTACCACCAAGGGATCCAATTACAGATGTCACTGGAGCTAAACCTTCATCAGTAACCTGGCTAGAGCCACCCAAAGAATCATATTG
It encodes:
- the LOC129940945 gene encoding chymotrypsin-2-like encodes the protein MEVKIFLILVLVTVGVVAKRIKEPFKDQIFGLGRNGNRIVGGMAAEEGAAKYQVSLQNLYGDHMCGGAILNKHWVVTAGHCVEDIVSEPSKLLVISGTNRYAHAGQKSLAKEIHVHCNYNLVPYMNDIALIKLRDAIIFDNKTEPIDLPYQPLEPGDTLVLTGWGTTELYGEVPDELQTLTVNFVPFKECTEAMTDYPYVGIYHICTFTREGEGACHGDSGGPLVHDGKLYGVVNWGMPCAQGRPDMQANVFYYLDWIRTTMDGCVN
- the LOC129940371 gene encoding chymotrypsin-2-like, with the protein product MSILLFILMAVMCSANTLREPNKIRTAGRIFGGEPAKLGSAPYQVSLQTLSFEHICGGCIISDLYILTAAHCIKSYVNNHRESKLQVVTGTNRYEQPGGVYKVSKLIPHYNYNNPELHNDIALIRLDSKIAFDKVTQAISLPKVPLKDGDEVVLTGWGNTDLVSDIPDDLQKITLKFVPHKECLQKMDNDPGLGLGHICTYTKRGEGACYGDSGSPLIKDGAVYGVVNWGFPCATGKPDAQANVFFYNSWIRNQTNSS